Proteins encoded together in one Streptomyces sp. B1I3 window:
- a CDS encoding alpha/beta hydrolase — MRTSPAVRSAALVATTVVLLPLAACSDDDGGSLDRSVPSAASTAAPTATAEKLTSQKPDWQPCPAPSEAQGSGTAPSPLPGGASWECSFMDVPLDYAHPGGRTIELALIRATARDKDRRLGSLVFNFGGPGASGVATLPSFGTAYDALRTRYDLVSFDPRGVGRSEGVACSDDQQLDARYERDGTPDDAKEEKAFVEDLKSYIADCEKNSGDELPYVGTANAARDMDLLRQVLGDKKLNYFGISYGTELGGVYAHLYPKNVGRAVLDAVVDPTQDAKQSSIGQARGFQLALDNFTADCAERDDCKLPGSSAAEVQDWIAALLADLEKSPVPGLGERELTQTQATTGIASALYSKETWPLLEQGLDEADGDNGGLLLALADSLNGRTENGHYDNSNAANAAINCADSEQRFTPEQTRAALPEFRKASPVFGDYLGWGLMSCTGWPVAGAWATPDVSAPGSAPILVIGNTGDPATPYAGAKAMATELGKGVGVELTYKGQGHGAYNGGSTCVQKAVDGYLLDGRVPADGTVCS; from the coding sequence ATGAGGACTTCCCCCGCCGTGCGTTCCGCTGCCCTCGTCGCCACCACCGTGGTGCTGCTGCCCCTGGCCGCCTGTTCGGACGACGACGGCGGGAGTCTGGACCGGTCGGTGCCCTCCGCCGCGTCGACCGCGGCCCCCACGGCGACGGCGGAGAAGCTGACCTCCCAGAAGCCCGACTGGCAGCCCTGCCCGGCGCCGAGCGAGGCGCAGGGCAGCGGCACGGCTCCGTCCCCGCTCCCGGGCGGGGCGTCGTGGGAGTGCTCCTTCATGGACGTACCGCTCGACTACGCACATCCGGGCGGCAGGACCATCGAGCTGGCGCTGATCCGCGCCACCGCCAGGGACAAGGACCGGCGGCTCGGTTCCCTCGTGTTCAACTTCGGCGGGCCGGGCGCCTCGGGTGTCGCCACGCTGCCGTCCTTCGGCACCGCGTACGACGCCCTCCGTACCCGCTACGACCTGGTGAGCTTCGATCCGCGCGGGGTCGGCCGCAGCGAGGGCGTCGCATGCTCGGACGACCAGCAACTCGACGCCCGCTACGAGAGGGACGGCACCCCGGACGACGCGAAGGAGGAGAAGGCCTTCGTCGAGGACCTGAAGTCCTACATCGCCGACTGCGAGAAGAACTCCGGGGACGAACTGCCCTACGTCGGCACGGCCAACGCCGCCCGGGACATGGACCTCCTGCGCCAGGTGCTCGGCGACAAGAAGCTGAACTACTTCGGGATCTCCTACGGCACCGAACTGGGCGGCGTCTACGCCCACCTGTACCCGAAGAACGTCGGCCGGGCCGTCCTGGACGCCGTGGTGGACCCGACCCAGGACGCGAAGCAGTCCTCGATCGGCCAGGCCCGGGGGTTCCAGCTCGCCCTGGACAACTTCACCGCCGACTGCGCCGAACGCGACGACTGCAAGCTCCCCGGATCCTCGGCCGCGGAGGTCCAGGACTGGATCGCCGCGCTCCTCGCCGACCTGGAGAAGTCGCCCGTCCCGGGCCTCGGGGAGAGGGAGCTGACGCAGACCCAGGCCACCACGGGCATCGCGTCGGCTCTGTATTCCAAGGAGACCTGGCCACTGCTCGAACAGGGACTCGACGAGGCGGACGGTGACAACGGCGGTCTGCTGCTCGCGCTCGCCGACTCGCTGAACGGCCGTACCGAGAACGGTCACTACGACAACTCGAACGCCGCCAACGCGGCCATCAACTGCGCCGACTCCGAGCAGCGCTTCACCCCGGAACAGACGAGGGCGGCGCTCCCCGAGTTCCGCAAGGCCTCCCCGGTCTTCGGCGACTACCTGGGCTGGGGGCTGATGTCCTGCACGGGCTGGCCCGTCGCGGGCGCCTGGGCCACCCCGGACGTCAGCGCCCCGGGGTCCGCTCCCATCCTGGTCATCGGGAACACCGGAGACCCGGCGACGCCGTACGCCGGCGCCAAGGCGATGGCCACCGAACTCGGCAAGGGGGTCGGGGTCGAGCTCACGTACAAGGGCCAGGGGCACGGCGCGTACAACGGCGGCAGCACCTGCGTGCAGAAGGCCGTGGACGGTTACCTGCTGGACGGCAGGGTCCCGGCGGACGGCACCGTCTGTTCGTGA